The proteins below come from a single Burkholderia humptydooensis genomic window:
- a CDS encoding DUF3772 domain-containing protein, whose protein sequence is MIHLATFARRVALIGLLHLFCAALPAAAAADLASGAAVPPAPTISRDEALAELKRVQAALDRIKQQASAATTYKQLDALDESTQALAADVDKLTAALVPTRAQLQAQLDVLGPPPAPGAAPETAAVARQRADLNARKTQFDAALKQAADEKESLANLMQQYSKLRRSLLRDQLVLRSGSILGAQFWAPLVHPSDDDQQELDAFSAQIGQVLSAAWEPGRRLGTALLLAAALAVWTLGGRLAERALAWFSLTKLPETRVRRSALATSIAVSSIVTTGIAVQFVYLALTRDVVLTSALQDFADELAKLALTCALIAGLGRALLCTRHPSWRLPALADEVALAMRPFPAILAALLLVAGALEELNRTADTSLQVTLFGRGIVSLVVVVTIGASLLRANRARTALAAAGEPPEARSTLAGLIHAGVTLTVVAALVALLVGYISVARFLTYELVWFEIVLGSAYLLTRLTRDAYASAFSANLSSGRLIKNLFGLNDGHLDQARTVLTGISTSVLLLVAVVALLTGGFGTTPNDLLVSVISMFGGERLQRLNIVPDRILNAALALAIGIYLLRSVRRWLDNELLPAVGMDQGMRASLITLFSNLGYVAIVLLALSLLGVKWDNLAWIVSALSVGIGFGLQEIVKNFVSGLILLTERPVKVGDMISISGVEGDIRRINVRATEIQLSDRSMVIVPNSQLISQNLRNVTMGNSTQGVATLMLTFALNTDPEQVRDLLLDAYREHASILEKPAPSVTFSQLTPDGITLSVTGYVGSPRITAATKSDLLFEILKRLRAAGIPLSNPQTLMVQNLPPPSE, encoded by the coding sequence ATGATTCATCTTGCGACATTTGCGCGCCGCGTCGCGCTGATTGGCCTATTGCATCTTTTCTGTGCGGCGCTGCCCGCGGCGGCGGCGGCCGACCTCGCATCGGGCGCCGCCGTGCCGCCCGCGCCGACGATCTCGCGCGACGAGGCGCTCGCCGAGCTCAAGCGCGTGCAGGCCGCGCTCGACCGGATCAAGCAGCAGGCGTCGGCCGCGACGACCTACAAGCAACTGGACGCGCTCGACGAATCGACGCAGGCGCTTGCGGCCGACGTCGACAAGCTGACGGCCGCGCTCGTGCCCACGCGCGCGCAGCTTCAGGCGCAGCTCGACGTGCTCGGGCCGCCGCCCGCGCCGGGCGCGGCGCCCGAGACGGCCGCCGTCGCGCGTCAGCGCGCGGATCTGAATGCGCGCAAGACGCAGTTCGACGCCGCGCTGAAACAGGCCGCCGACGAAAAGGAAAGCCTCGCGAACCTGATGCAGCAATACTCGAAGCTGCGCCGCAGCCTGCTGCGCGACCAGCTCGTGCTGCGCTCGGGCAGCATTCTCGGCGCGCAATTCTGGGCGCCGCTCGTTCATCCGTCGGACGACGACCAGCAGGAGCTCGACGCGTTCAGCGCGCAGATCGGGCAAGTGCTGAGCGCGGCATGGGAGCCGGGCCGCCGGCTCGGCACCGCGCTGCTGCTCGCCGCCGCGCTCGCCGTGTGGACGCTCGGCGGGCGGCTCGCCGAGCGCGCGCTCGCGTGGTTCAGCCTGACGAAGCTGCCGGAGACCCGCGTGCGGCGCAGCGCGCTCGCGACGTCGATCGCGGTGTCGAGCATCGTGACGACGGGCATCGCGGTGCAGTTCGTCTACCTCGCGCTCACGCGCGACGTCGTGCTGACGAGCGCGCTGCAGGATTTCGCCGACGAACTCGCGAAGCTCGCGCTGACCTGCGCGCTGATCGCGGGCCTCGGCCGCGCGCTGCTGTGCACGCGCCACCCGAGCTGGCGGCTGCCCGCGCTCGCCGACGAAGTCGCGCTCGCGATGCGGCCGTTCCCGGCGATCCTCGCGGCGCTGCTGCTCGTCGCGGGTGCGCTCGAGGAGCTGAACCGAACCGCCGACACGAGCCTGCAGGTCACGCTGTTCGGGCGCGGGATCGTGTCGCTCGTCGTCGTCGTGACGATCGGCGCATCGCTGCTGCGCGCGAACCGCGCGCGCACCGCGCTCGCGGCCGCGGGCGAGCCGCCCGAGGCCCGCTCGACGCTCGCGGGGCTGATCCACGCGGGCGTCACGCTGACCGTCGTCGCGGCGCTCGTCGCGCTCCTCGTCGGCTACATCTCGGTCGCCCGCTTCCTCACCTACGAGCTCGTCTGGTTCGAGATCGTGCTCGGCAGCGCGTATCTGCTGACCCGCCTCACCCGCGACGCGTACGCGAGCGCGTTCTCCGCGAACCTGTCGAGCGGCAGGCTGATCAAGAATCTGTTCGGGCTGAACGACGGCCACCTCGATCAGGCGAGAACCGTGCTGACCGGAATCAGCACGAGCGTGCTGCTGCTCGTCGCCGTCGTCGCGCTGCTGACGGGCGGCTTCGGAACGACGCCGAACGACCTGCTCGTGAGCGTGATCTCGATGTTCGGCGGCGAGCGCCTGCAGCGTCTGAACATCGTGCCCGACCGCATCCTGAACGCGGCGCTCGCGCTCGCGATCGGCATCTACCTGCTGCGCTCGGTGCGACGCTGGCTCGACAACGAGCTGCTGCCCGCGGTCGGCATGGATCAAGGCATGCGCGCGTCGCTCATCACGCTGTTCAGCAATCTCGGCTACGTCGCGATCGTGCTGCTCGCGCTGTCGCTGCTCGGCGTCAAATGGGACAACCTCGCGTGGATCGTGAGCGCGCTGTCGGTGGGCATCGGCTTCGGTCTGCAGGAGATCGTGAAGAACTTCGTGTCCGGGCTGATCCTGCTCACCGAGCGGCCGGTGAAGGTCGGCGACATGATCAGCATCTCGGGCGTCGAGGGCGACATCCGCCGGATCAACGTGCGCGCGACCGAGATCCAGTTGTCCGACCGCTCGATGGTGATCGTGCCGAACTCGCAGTTGATCTCGCAGAACCTGCGCAACGTGACGATGGGCAACAGCACGCAGGGCGTCGCGACGCTGATGCTCACGTTTGCGCTCAACACCGATCCCGAGCAGGTGCGCGACCTGCTGCTCGACGCGTACCGCGAGCATGCGTCGATCCTCGAGAAGCCCGCGCCGTCCGTCACGTTCAGCCAGTTGACGCCGGACGGGATCACGCTCAGCGTGACGGGCTACGTCGGCAGTCCGCGAATCACGGCGGCGACGAAGAGTGACCTGCTGTTCGAGATCCTCAAGCGGCTGCGCGCGGCGGGCATTCCGCTGTCGAATCCGCAGACGCTGATGGTGCAGAACCTGCCGCCGCCGAGCGAATGA